A stretch of the Desulfobacter sp. genome encodes the following:
- a CDS encoding GNAT family N-acetyltransferase has product MGVLSCPDKIRVERVRFEGRIKEHIKGIRHAVFTCEQQVDPALDLDGQDLTAVHALVMADPTPVATGRMLDDGHIGRVAVLKPYRGIGAGQMIVNALVGQALENKMPRVFLGAQIHAVSFYERLGFAEYGYPYEEAGISHIHMEKILLTNKGTNCGNPCYNFQSGHPA; this is encoded by the coding sequence ATGGGGGTGTTGTCTTGTCCTGACAAAATCCGGGTTGAACGGGTCCGGTTTGAGGGCAGAATAAAAGAGCATATCAAGGGGATCCGCCATGCGGTGTTTACCTGTGAACAGCAGGTGGATCCTGCCCTGGATCTGGACGGTCAGGATTTAACGGCGGTTCATGCTCTGGTCATGGCAGACCCAACCCCTGTGGCCACAGGACGTATGCTTGATGATGGTCATATCGGGCGGGTGGCGGTACTCAAACCGTATCGGGGAATCGGGGCCGGTCAGATGATTGTCAACGCGCTTGTGGGCCAAGCCCTGGAAAACAAAATGCCCAGGGTTTTTCTGGGCGCACAGATCCATGCGGTTTCCTTTTACGAGCGATTGGGGTTTGCCGAATATGGTTATCCCTATGAAGAGGCTGGGATATCCCATATCCACATGGAAAAGATTCTTTTGACCAATAAAGGGACAAATTGTGGAAACCCCTGTTATAATTTCCAGTCCGGGCATCCGGCTTGA
- a CDS encoding VOC family protein produces MKEYFKGHGVFSFNELITTDLILAKKFYGELFGWSFTQTKTIYGNPYLAVHRKGIMIGGMMLKDGNVPHEVVPCWDPYITVDDVDASVKRVEALGGKVILSPTNIPNVGRFCVIRDPQGISLNLITYGENK; encoded by the coding sequence ATGAAAGAGTATTTCAAAGGACACGGGGTATTCAGTTTTAACGAGCTGATAACAACTGATTTGATTTTGGCAAAGAAATTTTACGGTGAGTTGTTTGGCTGGTCCTTTACCCAAACAAAGACAATATACGGCAATCCCTATTTGGCAGTGCACAGAAAAGGAATCATGATCGGGGGGATGATGCTCAAAGATGGGAATGTTCCCCATGAGGTTGTGCCCTGCTGGGATCCATATATCACGGTTGACGATGTTGACGCATCCGTCAAAAGGGTAGAGGCGTTAGGAGGGAAAGTTATCCTTTCTCCCACAAATATCCCAAACGTCGGACGTTTTTGTGTGATAAGGGATCCCCAGGGAATCAGCCTGAATCTCATAACCTATGGAGAGAATAAATGA
- a CDS encoding SDR family oxidoreductase produces the protein MNKTALITGASTGIGYELSKIFSKNGYNLVLVARSQDRLEKLASKIGRQNKVQVDIIVKDLSQADAAKEVYDQIQKGNIKIDVLVNNAGIGIGGKFSETPLEQELNLIALNITSLAYLCKRFAGDMVKNGQGKILNVASTEAFQPGPYMSNYYASKAYVIMLSEGLNLELKKDGITVTALCPGPTKTNFFNRADIKGSYLANSPHMMSPKTVAELGFAGLMKGKTIVIPGLINKLLAFSVRLTPRCLISYITGYLNKR, from the coding sequence ATGAACAAAACCGCACTCATTACGGGGGCCTCTACAGGTATTGGATATGAGCTGAGTAAAATTTTTTCAAAGAACGGATATAACCTTGTCCTGGTTGCAAGGTCCCAAGATCGACTGGAAAAACTTGCATCTAAGATAGGTCGGCAAAACAAGGTACAGGTGGACATTATTGTTAAAGATTTATCCCAAGCCGATGCGGCCAAAGAAGTTTATGATCAAATTCAAAAGGGCAATATAAAAATTGATGTGCTTGTGAACAATGCCGGCATCGGCATTGGCGGCAAATTTTCAGAGACCCCTTTAGAGCAGGAGTTGAATCTTATTGCACTCAACATTACCTCTTTGGCCTATTTATGCAAACGGTTTGCCGGGGATATGGTGAAAAACGGCCAGGGGAAAATTTTAAATGTTGCCTCCACCGAAGCATTTCAGCCAGGACCCTATATGAGTAATTATTATGCGTCTAAAGCCTATGTGATCATGCTGTCCGAAGGCCTGAACCTGGAGCTGAAAAAAGATGGGATAACGGTGACGGCATTATGCCCCGGCCCCACAAAAACAAATTTTTTCAACCGGGCAGATATCAAAGGGTCTTATCTGGCAAACAGTCCGCATATGATGAGCCCTAAAACAGTGGCTGAACTAGGATTTGCAGGATTAATGAAGGGTAAGACCATTGTCATTCCGGGACTTATAAATAAACTGCTTGCCTTTTCAGTGCGATTGACCCCCCGCTGTCTTATTTCATATATTACAGGATATCTAAATAAACGATAA
- a CDS encoding IS4 family transposase, with translation MTHISVPKKQLRSLNFDNFRCPLIKSLSKAPELQSRGDRPLKMTFEDQINALVYFHLQEHKSARHLIQDLKENVFAKENIAPDGGISRSSFCEAINHRGLEQLQFIFEDLYKQALECHPGEHAELGELVSIDGSLINAVLSMHWANYRKGSKKAKVHCGFDINHGIPNKIFLTEGNGAERTFVPKILSKGQTGVMDRGYQSHKEFDLLQEQGKHFVCRIKTRTTRTIIDNHETPSDSYIFYDALVKLGTPNQNQTKRPVRVVGYKIAGVKYYVATDRHDLTAEQIATIYKLRWTIEDFFKWWKEHLKVYHLIARSEYGLMVQILGGLITYLLLAIHCQKQFNEKVTIKRVRQLRTAILNDLFGCEEQGSHSSNRDNIVKDQKIIEQAKT, from the coding sequence ATGACGCACATCTCAGTCCCTAAAAAACAACTACGGTCCCTGAACTTTGACAATTTCAGGTGCCCTCTGATAAAGTCACTTTCAAAAGCACCGGAATTACAATCTCGAGGAGACCGCCCTTTAAAAATGACATTCGAAGACCAGATAAATGCTTTGGTTTATTTCCATCTTCAGGAGCACAAGTCTGCCCGACATTTAATTCAGGATCTCAAGGAGAATGTTTTTGCTAAAGAAAATATTGCGCCAGACGGTGGTATCAGCCGTAGTAGTTTCTGTGAAGCCATCAATCACAGGGGACTCGAACAACTGCAATTTATCTTTGAGGATCTTTATAAACAGGCTCTTGAGTGTCATCCGGGTGAACACGCCGAGTTAGGAGAGTTGGTTTCCATTGACGGTAGTCTCATAAATGCAGTCCTTTCAATGCACTGGGCGAACTACAGAAAAGGAAGTAAAAAAGCCAAAGTACATTGCGGATTTGACATTAATCACGGAATCCCAAACAAAATCTTTTTGACTGAAGGCAACGGCGCTGAACGCACTTTTGTTCCCAAAATACTTTCCAAGGGGCAAACAGGTGTTATGGATCGTGGATATCAATCCCATAAAGAATTTGACCTGCTTCAGGAGCAAGGCAAACATTTTGTCTGCCGTATAAAAACCAGGACAACAAGAACAATTATTGATAACCACGAGACCCCTTCCGACAGCTACATTTTTTATGATGCACTGGTTAAACTTGGTACTCCGAATCAAAACCAGACGAAAAGGCCTGTTCGGGTTGTTGGCTATAAAATTGCTGGCGTCAAATACTATGTGGCAACTGACAGGCATGATTTAACAGCGGAACAAATAGCAACAATTTATAAACTCCGGTGGACCATTGAGGATTTTTTCAAATGGTGGAAAGAACATCTGAAGGTATATCATCTCATTGCCCGCAGTGAATACGGCCTTATGGTTCAGATTCTTGGCGGCCTTATCACTTACCTGTTACTGGCAATCCATTGCCAAAAACAGTTTAATGAAAAGGTCACGATCAAAAGAGTTCGGCAGCTGCGAACCGCCATTCTAAATGACCTGTTTGGCTGCGAGGAGCAGGGCTCTCATAGTTCAAACAGGGACAATATTGTCAAAGATCAAAAAATTATTGAGCAAGCAAAAACCTAA
- a CDS encoding VOC family protein yields MKPRISMITLGVRNLAAAVEFYEKGLCFPRMASPPEVAFFTLNGTWLGLYGRTALAEDAAVSPQGEGFESFTLAHNLSSAQEVDEVISQAIEAGATLVKKPQKAFWGGYHGYFKDLDGHLWEVARNPLFWVGPEDEKA; encoded by the coding sequence ATGAAGCCAAGAATCAGCATGATCACTCTGGGAGTTCGCAATCTTGCGGCAGCGGTTGAGTTTTACGAGAAGGGACTTTGCTTTCCCCGAATGGCGTCTCCTCCGGAAGTTGCTTTTTTTACATTGAATGGGACCTGGCTGGGATTATACGGGCGAACTGCATTGGCGGAAGATGCTGCCGTCTCTCCCCAAGGTGAGGGGTTTGAATCTTTTACACTGGCCCATAATCTAAGCTCGGCACAAGAGGTTGATGAGGTCATATCCCAAGCGATAGAAGCCGGAGCAACCCTGGTCAAGAAGCCGCAGAAGGCCTTTTGGGGCGGTTATCACGGGTATTTTAAGGACCTTGATGGCCATCTTTGGGAGGTGGCCCGCAACCCGTTATTCTGGGTTGGTCCTGAAGATGAAAAAGCATAA
- a CDS encoding class I SAM-dependent methyltransferase: MKASEDSPLEPFGQALLAYWQGNTSAELIHEFKTGQKKSLPVSVFFRSHGQFLPTDNAFENCRGQILVVGAGTGVHVLELEKRGYEVTAIDICPQAVYIMKELGIKRARQLDFFQFKGERFDTIFMLGHNIGMCKTLKGIKGLLHRCERILRPNGQLLVNSVKEPGSANCSSPKGYPGELEFRLSHEGKAGPWMRWLHLDFETLTAHALKCGWSTEKLVSTEEGGFLARMKPGV; encoded by the coding sequence ATGAAGGCGTCTGAGGATTCCCCGCTTGAACCATTTGGTCAAGCCCTTCTTGCCTACTGGCAAGGTAATACATCTGCAGAACTTATACATGAGTTCAAAACCGGCCAAAAGAAGTCGTTGCCGGTTTCTGTGTTTTTCCGTTCCCATGGACAATTTTTACCAACGGATAATGCTTTTGAGAACTGCCGGGGTCAAATTTTGGTTGTTGGCGCAGGAACAGGGGTTCACGTTCTTGAACTTGAAAAGCGAGGCTATGAGGTGACGGCCATCGATATCTGTCCTCAAGCTGTATATATCATGAAAGAACTTGGAATCAAGAGGGCCAGACAGCTGGACTTTTTTCAATTTAAGGGTGAACGCTTTGATACCATTTTTATGCTGGGGCATAACATTGGCATGTGCAAAACCCTAAAGGGGATCAAAGGATTACTCCACAGGTGTGAAAGAATTCTTCGTCCCAACGGCCAATTGCTGGTCAATTCTGTCAAAGAGCCTGGATCCGCAAATTGTTCAAGCCCAAAAGGGTATCCAGGAGAATTGGAGTTTCGCCTTTCCCATGAAGGGAAGGCCGGTCCCTGGATGCGCTGGCTCCACTTAGATTTTGAAACATTGACTGCCCATGCTTTAAAATGTGGCTGGTCCACAGAAAAGCTTGTCAGCACAGAAGAGGGAGGCTTTTTAGCAAGGATGAAACCTGGTGTTTAA